The uncultured Bacteroides sp. genomic sequence TAATCAGGAATGGCCATGCATAAAGCCAGAAAAAGTACAAATAATAATATCCACCATTTTACAGACCATTCCCAGTTAATTAATGTTGTAGCTATAGATAGTACTCCGGTAGCTCCAATCAGAAGTACTCGAGGAAGCATTACCCATTGAGCAATCTTATCACAATAATCTATGTTTTTTGAAAAAATAGCATAAGGTAAGTCGGGCAGTGCTTCCCATAAAGAAGCAAACTGTGCGGACAACCATCTGCGTCGCTGGTTTTGAAAAGCGTCTTCTTTTTGTGTTTTCTCATCATAAACAGGTACATCGTCCATATAATCAATATAGATTCTTTGTTTCAGGAGTAACATTTCCAATTCTTTATCTTCCCCGGCTGAGGATACTTTTTTAATATTCTTTTTAAACCACTTATATTCAAAAGCCATTCCTGAACCAATTAAAGCGGATGAGAGTCCAAGTTTTACATGCCCTTTACGAAAGATAGAATTATTAATCTCTTCACTGACTGCATCTAAAATGGCAGTACTTGTATTTAGGTTCTTTGCCATGCGGTGTGCCTGAATAACGTTTGCTCCACATTCGTATGCATTACAGATTTGCTGCAGGAAATCAGGTTGAACGGTATTGTCTGCATCCAGAATCACAATCATGTCATATTTACGATCGCCCAGCTTATCCATTGCCAAATTTAGCGCTTTTGCTTTTGAACTGTCCTCAAAATCAACAATCAGTAGATCTATGGGTAATTGCTGAAGTTGTTGATTTGTGCTGTCTTTCATTTTATCAGAGATCACAACAACATCATAGTTCTCTTTTGGATACTCTTGTTGAAGGAAGGATTGTACGGCCCGTTCTATTACCTTATCTTCTTTGTAAGCCGGGAAAAGTATAGCGAAACGGTATTTTTTCTTAGCAAACGGATAGGAGTAGCCCCTTTTCGACATGCCCGCAGCTGCAAACACAAAAAGATACCCCACGGAGAGTGCCATGAAGAAAAATAGTATTGTATCTAATGTGTCTATAATGATCAGTCCATCCATGCGTTAACTTAGTTTGTGTTCTAATTTTATAAATGCAATTATTCCCTTAAATACCGCTTTTGCTAAATATGTTCTGCCCCTCAAAAGAAAGACCAGACTATTCTTTGGAGCAGCAACAAGCAATTGATACAAAATAGAGATCCATCGGATGACTCCATCTCTATTCCGCCAGGCATACAACAACCTGTTGCGAGTGAGATAAAAAGTGCGCATGTAGCTTTGCTGACCTGTACTTTGACTTTCTTTGTGATACACAGTGCAACGGGGCTCGTACCACAATTCATATCCCGCTTTTGTTATTTGAGTACACCAATCCAGCTCTTCGTAGTAAAGAAAATAAATTTCGGGCATATATCCTACTGTTTCAATCACTTCTTTTTTTATCATCATAGCTGCGCCGTGGCAGTAAGGAGTACGGTTTGAAATTTCATATTGTCCATCGTCTTTTTCTCCAAAACCAATTAAATCATTTCGTAAAGTAATTGCTGAAAGTGGAAGATAACCAGCAAACTGAATATTGCGTGGAGGAAAGGCAAACTTAATTTTTGGGGAAACAGCTCCTATTTCAGAACTGCTTTTCAATCTTTCGATTAGATAATGAAAAGTATCCTCTTCAATAAACGTATCGTTATTCAATAAGAAAATATACTTTCCTTTTGCCTGGTGAATTCCCAGATTATTTCCCCCTGAAAAACCTAAATTCTCTTCACTCCTTATTGTAATAATATGCGGATACTTTTCCTGTAAAAGAGCTGCTTCATTGACTTTTGAAGCATTATCAACCACAATAATTTCATAAGAAAGAGAGATATGTGTTTGAAGAGACTTAATCAGTTCACTTGTATCTTTCAATCCGTTGTAATTAACTGTTATAATGGATAGTTCAGGTAAGTTGTTCATGCTCTTCTAATTCTTTGTCGTAATGTTTACCCATAAAGACAATGGCGAAGCTTATAAAATAGAGATAACAAGTAGGGTATTGTCCTAATATTTCATTTCCATAGGCGGAAGCTGTCATACCAAATACTCCTGCAAGTAAAGCTGCCAATATCCCTCCTAGTTCTTTGTTCTTTATTTTGAAAAGAATAATATATCCACCCGATATAATACCAGCAAATAGGAGCAGAATATATAAGGATAATCCAACCACTCCGGTTTGTATCCATACTCTTACAAGCCATGAGTCACTAGGGATTACTGAAAATTCATAATCGGGGCTATTCACATCGGGGGTATTGCCGAATCCTATACCTGCCCCGAACGGGAGATTTTTCAAGCGTTCTTTTAATTTTTTTTGATTTTCTAATCTTACATTAAAAGAGGCATCATTTGTATCGAAACTAGAACGCATTCTTTTTATTGTTTGGTTGTTATTTCCAATAGTAGTAAAATTAAGAAAACAAAAAGCAGATATGAGTATAAATAAAGAAGATAAAGCAAATTCCCATTTCTTGGATAGAAGGATGAAAATGGTATATCCTGCAAACGGAACAGCTAATGCTCCACGGGTTCCCGAAATAGCCATACCGTATCCTCCTGAGAGTGCTACAATGAGAAAATAAGCCTTGAGCCATTTGTTTTTTATATAAAAAGCAGCTATGGAAAATACTACCAGTGAAAAGCCCATGCATGAACCGTAGTTTCCAGCATCAGAGAAAAAAGAAAAATAGCGAATCCCTGTGCTTATCAAATGTGTTTTAGCTCCACCGCCTACATATAACCAAACTAATTCAGTAGAATCAAATCCATGATTTTTTTGCCAGTATCCTTTGAATGCTGCTAGAAGGGTTAAAACAGACCATACTAATAACAGAAGTTTAACATTTTTATATTTGCTTAGTATAAGAGAAACCAAGATGACCATTATTATTGGGTAAAAAGCCAAACTACGGACTTTAGTGAACCAATCAGCAAATGATGTGATTTTGGGATTTATTAGCTCCAATAGACAGAAAATAAACCAAATGAGAGTTATTAAAGTTAAAGGATTTAATGCTCTTTTCCATTCTGTTCTTACATGAATTGTTTTTAAAATGAGTGCTAAAAATATGAATGAAATAATGGAATCCATAAACACACTTATAGGAATTGGAAATGAGATATATCGGAGAACTCCCATTATAAAATAATTGCTTATAAAGAGAATTATAAAACTCCATAAAGGATTTTTTAATAATAGAAACATTCCTACGGCAATAAATGGGATGGAGACAATGATGTATCCAACATTGCAGCCCCTTTGCATAGTTGCTTTGTAGAATATAACAATAAACAGCAATAAGCCTGCATATACAAATATTCTGGGCATTATTAATTTAGTTATATTTTTTAGTAATGTTTGCATTATTTTTATTCTGAAGCTGTTAATCCAAACTGAGAAAATCTGTATATTAATTTGCTAAATTTATTGTATGGAGGAAGAATACCTGTAAAACTCTCTACAACATTACTTTCTGCTTTATTTAAACAAATTACAACGGGAGAATTGGGGCTAGCTATTTTTTTTACTTGATTTAACA encodes the following:
- a CDS encoding glycosyltransferase → MDGLIIIDTLDTILFFFMALSVGYLFVFAAAGMSKRGYSYPFAKKKYRFAILFPAYKEDKVIERAVQSFLQQEYPKENYDVVVISDKMKDSTNQQLQQLPIDLLIVDFEDSSKAKALNLAMDKLGDRKYDMIVILDADNTVQPDFLQQICNAYECGANVIQAHRMAKNLNTSTAILDAVSEEINNSIFRKGHVKLGLSSALIGSGMAFEYKWFKKNIKKVSSAGEDKELEMLLLKQRIYIDYMDDVPVYDEKTQKEDAFQNQRRRWLSAQFASLWEALPDLPYAIFSKNIDYCDKIAQWVMLPRVLLIGATGVLSIATTLINWEWSVKWWILLFVLFLALCMAIPDYLVNKQLKKAIRKVPLLAIMMFFNLFRMKGVNKKFIHTEHGEH
- a CDS encoding glycosyltransferase family 2 protein, whose translation is MNNLPELSIITVNYNGLKDTSELIKSLQTHISLSYEIIVVDNASKVNEAALLQEKYPHIITIRSEENLGFSGGNNLGIHQAKGKYIFLLNNDTFIEEDTFHYLIERLKSSSEIGAVSPKIKFAFPPRNIQFAGYLPLSAITLRNDLIGFGEKDDGQYEISNRTPYCHGAAMMIKKEVIETVGYMPEIYFLYYEELDWCTQITKAGYELWYEPRCTVYHKESQSTGQQSYMRTFYLTRNRLLYAWRNRDGVIRWISILYQLLVAAPKNSLVFLLRGRTYLAKAVFKGIIAFIKLEHKLS
- a CDS encoding O-antigen ligase family protein, producing MQTLLKNITKLIMPRIFVYAGLLLFIVIFYKATMQRGCNVGYIIVSIPFIAVGMFLLLKNPLWSFIILFISNYFIMGVLRYISFPIPISVFMDSIISFIFLALILKTIHVRTEWKRALNPLTLITLIWFIFCLLELINPKITSFADWFTKVRSLAFYPIIMVILVSLILSKYKNVKLLLLVWSVLTLLAAFKGYWQKNHGFDSTELVWLYVGGGAKTHLISTGIRYFSFFSDAGNYGSCMGFSLVVFSIAAFYIKNKWLKAYFLIVALSGGYGMAISGTRGALAVPFAGYTIFILLSKKWEFALSSLFILISAFCFLNFTTIGNNNQTIKRMRSSFDTNDASFNVRLENQKKLKERLKNLPFGAGIGFGNTPDVNSPDYEFSVIPSDSWLVRVWIQTGVVGLSLYILLLFAGIISGGYIILFKIKNKELGGILAALLAGVFGMTASAYGNEILGQYPTCYLYFISFAIVFMGKHYDKELEEHEQLT